Proteins encoded by one window of Serratia nevei:
- the menE gene encoding o-succinylbenzoate--CoA ligase, whose translation MAPLSDWPWRHWARLQPQATALLLGEQPLSWLALQGQVDELAADFQHQGVEPGCGVALCGKNSYPLLLAYLALLQCGARLLPLNPALPTPLLTQLLPELDITFAFGPDPLPALPEEVIRLTPPSTEPRWPNLPRWDVRRLATLTLTSGSSGMPKAAAHSYANHLASADGVLRLMDFQREDCWLLSLPLFHVSGQGIVWRWLAAGARLAVREMHPLAEALVGCTHASLVPTQLWRLLAQPLTGTTLKEVLLGGAMIPVALTERAEAAGIRCWCGYGLTELASTVCAKRADARPGVGLPLGGREIKLVDEEVWIRADSLALGYWRHGHLQPLADEQGWFATRDRGAMAEGELRILGRLDNLFFSGGEGVQPEDIERVLAAHPQITQAFVVPVVDAEFGQRPVAVIDGEPSLSLAALLAWSQDKLANFQRPAALLPLPEELKNGGIKISRRQLQQWVTQRLSQA comes from the coding sequence ATGGCGCCGTTAAGCGATTGGCCGTGGCGACACTGGGCGCGCCTTCAGCCGCAGGCGACGGCCCTGTTGCTCGGCGAACAGCCGCTGAGTTGGCTGGCGTTGCAAGGCCAGGTGGATGAGCTGGCGGCGGATTTTCAGCACCAGGGCGTGGAGCCGGGCTGCGGCGTGGCGCTGTGCGGTAAAAACAGCTATCCGCTGCTGTTGGCCTATCTGGCGCTGCTGCAATGCGGCGCGCGTCTGTTGCCGCTCAATCCCGCCTTGCCGACGCCGCTACTGACGCAGCTGTTACCCGAATTAGACATCACCTTTGCCTTCGGCCCGGATCCGTTGCCGGCGCTGCCGGAAGAGGTGATTCGATTGACGCCGCCCTCGACCGAGCCGCGCTGGCCGAACCTGCCGAGGTGGGATGTGCGGCGTCTGGCGACGCTGACGCTGACCTCGGGCTCCAGCGGCATGCCTAAAGCGGCCGCACACAGCTACGCCAACCATCTGGCCAGCGCCGACGGGGTGTTGCGGTTGATGGATTTTCAGCGCGAGGATTGCTGGCTGCTGTCACTGCCGCTGTTTCACGTCTCCGGCCAGGGCATCGTCTGGCGCTGGCTGGCGGCGGGTGCGCGGCTGGCAGTACGCGAAATGCATCCGCTGGCCGAGGCATTAGTGGGCTGCACGCACGCCTCGCTGGTGCCGACACAGCTCTGGCGGCTGCTGGCGCAACCGCTGACGGGCACGACGCTGAAAGAGGTGCTGCTCGGCGGCGCAATGATCCCGGTGGCGCTGACCGAACGGGCGGAGGCGGCGGGGATCCGCTGCTGGTGCGGCTACGGCTTGACCGAACTGGCTTCCACGGTGTGCGCCAAGCGCGCCGATGCGCGGCCGGGCGTTGGCCTGCCGCTCGGCGGCCGCGAGATCAAACTGGTGGACGAAGAAGTCTGGATCCGCGCCGACAGCCTGGCGCTCGGCTACTGGCGTCATGGGCATCTGCAGCCGCTGGCCGATGAACAGGGCTGGTTTGCGACCCGCGATCGCGGCGCGATGGCTGAGGGGGAACTGCGTATTCTCGGCCGGTTGGACAACCTGTTTTTCAGCGGCGGTGAAGGGGTGCAGCCGGAGGATATCGAACGCGTGCTGGCGGCGCATCCGCAGATCACGCAGGCGTTTGTGGTGCCGGTGGTGGACGCCGAGTTCGGCCAGCGGCCGGTGGCGGTGATCGACGGCGAACCGTCGCTGTCGCTGGCGGCGTTGCTCGCCTGGTCGCAGGATAAGCTGGCCAATTTCCAACGCCCGGCGGCGTTGCTCCCGCTGCCTGAGGAGCTGAAAAACGGCGGCATCAAGATTTCGCGCCGCCAGTTGCAGCAGTGGGTGACGCAGCGTCTCTCTCAGGCATAA
- the menH gene encoding 2-succinyl-6-hydroxy-2,4-cyclohexadiene-1-carboxylate synthase has product MMLATRILQQGEAGRPWLVWLHGLLGNNNEWRVIAARCPEWPSLAIDLPGHGDSVAVSCRGFDDISAQIAATLQLRNIERYWLVGYSLGGRIAMYHACHGRHAGLQGVIVEGGNPGLEDEEQRRRRCEQDALWAARFRSEPIAEVLADWYQQPVFKELSHVHRQALIAARSVNSGPAIADMLEATSLGRQPYLAPQLRQLSVPLQVLCGENDPKFQRLARDAGLPLRIVPQAGHNAHLANPQDFVAELQTFLVNPG; this is encoded by the coding sequence ATGATGCTGGCGACGCGAATTTTGCAACAGGGCGAAGCGGGCCGCCCGTGGCTGGTGTGGCTGCATGGCCTGCTCGGCAACAACAATGAATGGCGGGTGATCGCCGCACGCTGCCCGGAATGGCCGTCGCTGGCCATCGATCTGCCCGGCCACGGCGATTCCGTGGCGGTGAGCTGCCGCGGCTTCGACGACATCAGCGCGCAGATTGCCGCCACGCTGCAGCTGCGCAATATCGAACGCTATTGGCTGGTGGGCTACTCGCTCGGCGGGCGCATCGCCATGTATCACGCCTGCCACGGCCGCCATGCCGGCCTGCAGGGGGTGATCGTCGAGGGCGGCAACCCGGGGCTGGAGGACGAAGAGCAGCGCCGTCGGCGCTGCGAACAGGATGCGCTGTGGGCGGCGCGTTTTCGCAGTGAGCCGATCGCCGAGGTCCTGGCGGACTGGTATCAGCAGCCGGTGTTCAAAGAGCTTAGCCACGTGCACCGCCAGGCGCTGATCGCCGCACGCTCGGTCAACAGCGGCCCGGCGATCGCCGACATGCTCGAAGCCACGTCGCTCGGGCGGCAGCCCTATCTGGCGCCGCAGCTGCGCCAACTGAGCGTGCCGCTGCAGGTGCTGTGCGGTGAGAACGACCCCAAATTTCAACGGCTGGCGCGCGACGCCGGGTTGCCGTTGCGCATCGTGCCGCAGGCCGGGCACAACGCGCATCTGGCCAATCCGCAGGATTTCGTCGCCGAGCTGCAGACCTTTCTCGTTAACCCTGGTTAA
- the menC gene encoding o-succinylbenzoate synthase yields MSGVNRSAALYRYSLPMEAGVVLRNQRLKTRDGWVVQLRQGEREGWGEIAPLPEFSQETLAQAEQAALDWLQAWLAGNEPDDSTLPSVAFGISCAQAELEQRLPTQADFRKAPLCTGDPDELFEILSALPGEKVAKVKVGLYEAVRDGMIVNVLLEALPDLRLRLDANRSWTRAKADGFAKYVNPAWRDRIAFLEEPCKTRDESRDFARATGIAIAWDESVREADFVVQAEPGVAAIVIKPTLVGSLARCQALVAQAHAAGLTAVISSSIESSLGLTQLARIARWLTPDTVPGLDTLGLMQAQVLRPWPGSALPLLDISALECLWRR; encoded by the coding sequence ATGAGCGGGGTAAACCGCAGCGCGGCGCTTTACCGTTACAGCCTGCCGATGGAGGCGGGCGTGGTGCTGCGCAATCAGCGGTTGAAAACGCGTGACGGATGGGTGGTGCAGCTGCGTCAGGGCGAGCGTGAAGGCTGGGGCGAGATCGCGCCGCTGCCGGAATTCAGCCAGGAAACGTTGGCGCAGGCCGAACAGGCCGCGTTGGACTGGCTGCAGGCCTGGTTGGCGGGCAATGAACCGGATGACAGCACGCTGCCCTCGGTGGCCTTTGGGATTAGCTGCGCGCAGGCCGAGCTGGAGCAGCGCTTGCCGACGCAGGCGGATTTTCGCAAGGCGCCGCTGTGCACCGGCGATCCGGACGAGCTGTTCGAGATATTGAGCGCCTTGCCGGGCGAGAAAGTCGCGAAAGTGAAGGTGGGGCTGTATGAGGCGGTGCGCGACGGCATGATCGTCAACGTGCTGCTGGAGGCGCTGCCGGATCTGCGGCTGCGGCTGGATGCCAACCGCAGCTGGACCCGCGCCAAAGCCGACGGTTTCGCCAAATACGTCAACCCGGCGTGGCGCGATCGCATCGCCTTTTTGGAAGAGCCCTGCAAAACTCGTGATGAATCGCGCGATTTCGCCCGGGCGACCGGCATTGCCATCGCCTGGGATGAGAGCGTGCGTGAGGCGGACTTTGTGGTGCAGGCCGAGCCGGGCGTGGCAGCCATCGTGATCAAGCCGACGCTGGTCGGCAGCCTGGCGCGCTGCCAGGCGCTGGTGGCGCAGGCGCATGCGGCGGGGCTGACGGCGGTGATCAGTTCCAGCATCGAGTCCAGCCTGGGGTTAACCCAGCTGGCGCGCATCGCCCGCTGGCTGACGCCGGACACCGTGCCGGGGCTGGATACGCTGGGGCTGATGCAGGCGCAGGTGCTGCGGCCTTGGCCAGGCAGCGCATTGCCGCTGCTGGATATTTCGGCGCTGGAGTGCCTATGGCGCCGTTAA
- the menD gene encoding 2-succinyl-5-enolpyruvyl-6-hydroxy-3-cyclohexene-1-carboxylic-acid synthase: protein MSTSVFNRRWAAVLLEALARHGVRHVCIAPGSRSTPLTLAAAANRSFICHTHFDERGLGHLALGLAKAAREPVAVIVTSGTAAANLYPALIEAGLTGERLVFLTADRPPELIDCGANQAIRQSGLYSSHPTLAIDLPRPTPDIPAAWLASSVDSAMARLQNGALHINCPFAEPLYGGDERHYADWSAALGDWWQSDRPWLQESETRAAPLPQPDWFFWRQKRGVVLAGRMSAQEGAQVAEWAATLGWPLIGDVLSQTGQPLPCADLWLAHPQAQRVLQDAQLVVQFGGSLTGKRLLQWQAQCRPEEYWVIDELPGRLDPAQHRGRRLRAGVAQWLAQHPAQPRAPWAAGLAALADKALTAASTHLHDNFGEAQLAHRLPELLPENGQLFLGNSLVVRLIDALTPLPVAYPVFSNRGASGIDGLVSTAAGVQRATARPTLAVVGDLSALYDLNALALLRQSSAPTVLIVVNNNGGQIFSLLPTPEEDRQRFYCMPQNVEFSHAAAMFQLGYARPENWSQLQQAVEQGWRRSGATLIELQVPPSAGAESLQYLVQQMAVQ, encoded by the coding sequence ATGTCGACAAGTGTTTTTAATCGCCGGTGGGCGGCTGTGCTGCTCGAGGCGCTGGCCCGCCATGGGGTACGGCATGTTTGTATCGCTCCGGGATCGCGCTCCACGCCGCTGACGCTGGCCGCTGCGGCCAACCGATCGTTTATCTGTCATACCCATTTTGATGAGCGCGGGCTCGGCCATCTGGCGCTTGGGCTGGCGAAGGCGGCGCGTGAGCCGGTGGCGGTGATCGTCACGTCCGGCACCGCGGCGGCGAACCTTTATCCCGCGTTGATCGAAGCCGGCCTGACCGGTGAGCGGCTGGTGTTTCTCACCGCCGATCGGCCGCCGGAACTGATCGACTGCGGCGCCAATCAGGCGATCCGTCAAAGCGGCCTCTACAGCAGCCACCCGACGCTGGCGATCGATCTGCCGCGTCCTACGCCGGATATTCCGGCCGCGTGGCTGGCCTCCAGCGTCGACAGCGCGATGGCGCGCTTGCAAAACGGCGCTTTGCATATCAACTGCCCGTTCGCCGAGCCGCTGTACGGCGGCGACGAACGTCACTATGCCGATTGGTCCGCCGCGCTGGGCGACTGGTGGCAGAGCGATCGTCCGTGGCTGCAGGAAAGCGAGACGCGTGCGGCGCCATTGCCGCAGCCGGACTGGTTCTTCTGGCGGCAGAAACGCGGCGTGGTGCTGGCCGGGCGCATGAGCGCGCAAGAGGGCGCTCAGGTGGCCGAATGGGCCGCAACGCTGGGGTGGCCGCTGATCGGCGACGTGCTGTCGCAGACCGGGCAACCGCTGCCCTGCGCCGATTTGTGGCTCGCTCACCCGCAGGCGCAGCGCGTACTGCAAGATGCGCAACTGGTGGTGCAGTTCGGCGGCAGCCTGACCGGCAAACGCCTGCTGCAGTGGCAGGCGCAGTGCCGGCCGGAAGAGTATTGGGTCATCGACGAGCTGCCGGGGCGGCTCGATCCGGCCCAGCACCGGGGGCGGCGACTGCGCGCCGGCGTGGCGCAGTGGTTGGCGCAGCACCCGGCACAGCCGCGCGCGCCGTGGGCCGCCGGGCTGGCCGCGTTGGCGGATAAGGCGCTGACGGCGGCATCCACGCATCTGCACGATAACTTTGGCGAAGCGCAGCTGGCGCATCGCCTGCCGGAACTGCTGCCGGAGAACGGCCAGCTGTTTCTCGGCAACAGCCTGGTGGTGCGACTGATTGACGCGTTAACGCCATTGCCCGTCGCCTACCCGGTATTCAGCAACCGCGGCGCCAGCGGCATCGACGGCCTGGTCTCCACCGCCGCCGGCGTGCAGCGCGCAACCGCCAGGCCGACGTTGGCGGTGGTGGGCGATCTTTCCGCTCTGTATGACCTCAATGCGCTGGCGCTGCTGCGCCAGAGCTCGGCGCCAACGGTGTTGATCGTCGTCAACAACAACGGCGGCCAAATTTTCTCGCTGCTGCCGACGCCGGAAGAGGATCGTCAGCGCTTTTACTGCATGCCGCAGAACGTCGAGTTTAGCCACGCGGCGGCGATGTTCCAGCTGGGTTACGCGCGGCCGGAGAACTGGAGCCAGCTGCAACAGGCGGTTGAACAAGGCTGGCGGCGCAGCGGCGCTACGCTTATCGAACTGCAGGTGCCGCCGAGCGCGGGGGCCGAAAGCCTGCAATACCTGGTGCAACAGATGGCGGTGCAATGA
- the menB gene encoding 1,4-dihydroxy-2-naphthoyl-CoA synthase, with product MLYPNEEQLYAAIAWQDCTGDFEDILYHKSADGIAKITINRPQVRNAFRPQTVKEMIDALANARYDDGIGVIILTGAGDKAFCSGGDQKVRGDYGGYRDDSGVHHLNVLDFQRQIRTCPKPVVAMVAGYSIGGGHVLHMMCDLTIAADNAIFGQTGPKVGSFDGGWGASYMARIVGQKKAREIWFLCRQYDAAAALDMGLVNTVVPLADLEKETVRWCREMLQNSPMALRCLKAALNADCDGQAGLQELAGNATMLFYMTDEGQEGRNAFNEKRQPDFSKFKRNP from the coding sequence ATGCTTTATCCGAATGAAGAACAGCTGTATGCCGCCATCGCCTGGCAGGATTGCACCGGCGATTTCGAAGACATTCTGTATCACAAGTCCGCCGACGGCATCGCCAAAATCACCATTAACCGGCCGCAGGTGCGCAATGCGTTTCGCCCGCAAACGGTTAAAGAGATGATCGACGCGCTGGCCAACGCCCGTTACGACGACGGCATCGGCGTCATTATTCTGACCGGCGCCGGCGATAAGGCCTTCTGCTCCGGCGGCGATCAGAAAGTGCGCGGCGACTACGGTGGCTATCGCGACGACAGCGGCGTGCATCACCTCAACGTGCTGGACTTCCAGCGCCAGATCCGCACCTGCCCAAAACCGGTGGTGGCGATGGTGGCCGGTTATTCGATCGGCGGCGGCCACGTGCTGCACATGATGTGCGATCTGACCATCGCGGCGGATAACGCCATCTTCGGCCAGACCGGCCCGAAAGTGGGCTCGTTCGACGGCGGCTGGGGTGCGTCTTACATGGCGCGCATCGTCGGCCAGAAGAAGGCGCGCGAAATCTGGTTCCTGTGCCGCCAGTACGATGCCGCTGCCGCGTTGGACATGGGCTTGGTCAATACCGTGGTGCCGCTGGCCGATCTGGAAAAAGAGACGGTGCGCTGGTGCCGAGAAATGCTGCAGAACAGCCCGATGGCGCTGCGCTGCCTGAAGGCGGCGCTGAACGCCGACTGCGACGGCCAGGCCGGTTTGCAGGAGCTGGCGGGCAACGCCACCATGCTGTTCTACATGACCGACGAAGGGCAAGAAGGGCGCAACGCGTTCAACGAGAAGCGTCAGCCGGACTTCAGCAAATTCAAGCGTAACCCGTAA